Genomic DNA from Corylus avellana chromosome ca4, CavTom2PMs-1.0:
GTGTTTGCTTCATTTCTCATCTATATTGCTATACTTATTTGTTCAACCAAGCTAGGGTTCAtgctttttcaatttttacttATAGGTTTTTTTATCGTTCTATTTGCTCATCCAAGGCTAGTGAATTGCTTAGTCTTGCATGGTTAGGTTTTAATGTTTCCTTGGTGaagattctttttcttttttctgcttGTGCaagttttgttttgctttggGTGGGTTGAACAGATATTTTTGCATCTGCCATCATACCCATCAACATCCCCTGTATGAATGATCTGTTTTTTAAGTCAATTTGCTGACTAGTGGACCCAATCTCATGCTAAATATGCATTTGGACGCTTTGAAGAGACATTGCGTGGAGTCTGTCCTAAGCCAGTAGAAAGGATGAGGGTTGTAAAACTTGCAATAGCCAATTTTGGACTTAGTCACGTTACATGAATGAACCTTCAGTTTGAAACAGGATTCATAAAGGCAACCCCCCCAAACCTAccctcccccccccaaaaaaaaaaaattgattaggAATGAAGGTTTAGTTATTCAAGTTGAGTTGAGTATCTATCAAGTGTACGTATTTTCTTTAGAGAGTCTAGATTTTTTAGATACTTTGAGCTTCATGCCTATCAGCAAGAGAGAGCCCTGTCTAAGTAAATGCCAAAGGAAAATggaaattataatttattgaaactaataataaaaacaaagataTATTTTGGTGTAAATAGATGGAGCACGGTGAGGCTCGTAGGCTTTTAAGCGACCAAACATTgaggttttagggtttaaaagCTTGAAAGTTTAAAATCTGTGGTGTTGCGTTTGGGTTTGCAATTATGTTGAAagataaaattgaaaactcCATTAGTTCGAGAGCTTCAATGGAGAGAGATTTTGACTGCTAATAGAAATTGGAGCCCAAGTTTGGGTTTGTAagataaaattgaaaactcCATTAGTTCAAGGGCATCGCAGGATTAATGAAATAGGTGTATTAAGTGGGGTTCATGATTATGCtttcccttattttttcttttttggaagtTACATCTGGTGAGACTTCTCTGTAGCTCAGCAAGCAACACTTTAGTATTCTTTAAGGCATCTTCATTtaatacacacaaaaaaaaaaaaaaaaaaaagctttctgATGATCTTTTCACTTTCAAGCCCTAAATGGAAAAGTTTCTGAGAAGTTGTTAGCCTGTGCTTTGTAATTGTCCCTGCTGTGATTTCTAGATGAGCGACTGCTTCTATTTCTGTTGAATTATTTTTCACTTTGTCGTGAGAGTTGGCTCTGTTCTCAATCGTTTTCTGTTGATGgtctaattaatttgttttgaatttAGATGGATGAGGTGCTGGCATCTGTTGCTGAGACAATTAAGAACTTTGCTGTTATTTATCTTGTGGACATCACGGAAGTGCCGGATTTTAACACAATGTATGAGCTTTATGACCCATCCACAGTCATGTTCTTCTTCCGGAACAAGCACATTATGATTGATCTTGGCACTGGAAATAACAACAAGATTAACTGGGCTCTCAAAGACAAGCAAGAGTTCGTTGACATTGTGGAGACAGTGTACCGTGGGGCAAGGAAGGGACGTGGTCTAGTGATTGCTCCAAAGGACTACTCCACCAAGTACCGCTACTAAGTCTATGTGCAAGTTGTAATTTACTTGAGGTTTGTAAGATTAGATCTTGAAAACCTGTTGCATGATATTGCACATTCTCTGGAAGTAGTTGTTGATTTGAAAACTTGTAAGATTAGATCTTGAAAACATATTGCTTAAAACTTGAATTCTCttaaaaatcaatgtttggAGATATCTGTTTTATAAAATGGAGGTCACTACTTcaaatctcttcttcttcctctctttggggccaattacttttatatatatggagatATCCTCGATTCAAGGAGTGCTTTTCACTCTGGCAATGCtctatttaaatttaaatatagtACCAGCCATAGCAtttgaaatccaaaatcaattatGTTACGTATACGAGTTTTTGTGCAGCATGGCTAAGTGAAATATCATGCCGACTATTAGTTCTAGACTGAAATTTAGGACGTGATGGGCATTCACATGTTTTCAGTCAAGTAGCAATCTGAATCTCGACCGGTGGGCTAGATAGGAACCAAAAGGCTAGTAAAGGTGTAATAATTTCATGGTGGGACAAGCAATAAACTCATAGCCATTGCT
This window encodes:
- the LOC132178573 gene encoding thioredoxin-like protein YLS8, yielding MSYLLPHLHSGWAVDQAILAEEERLVVIRFGHDWDETCMQMDEVLASVAETIKNFAVIYLVDITEVPDFNTMYELYDPSTVMFFFRNKHIMIDLGTGNNNKINWALKDKQEFVDIVETVYRGARKGRGLVIAPKDYSTKYRY